From Cellulosimicrobium cellulans, the proteins below share one genomic window:
- a CDS encoding DEDD exonuclease domain-containing protein gives MSSGPLLASSREGSAPRGVPVQPTLDDLGTPLRDVTFVVVDLETTGGSPAGAGITEIGAVKVRGGEVLGEFQTLVDPGVPVPAFVARLTGITSSMVATAPRIEAVLPSFLEFARGAVLVAHHAPFDISFLKAACRAAGYEWPGNQVLDTVPLARRVVTRDEAPNHKLATLAALFRATVTPDHRALADARATVDVLHALLARLGPLGVTHLEDLAGATDPVPQDVRRKRHLADDLPDAPGVYLFRGPGEEVLYVGTSTSIRRRVRSYFTRSEKRSRITEMVRIAHAVTPVVCATPLEAQVRELRLIAEHAPRYNRRSRHPERMTWVRLTDETYPRLSVVRDVRAPAAHIGPFASRHQAQAAVDALHDAFPLRQCTRRLPVVASPGATACVLAEMGRCSAPCTTVEHDAGYAAVAVGVREAFEGDPSHVVAELGRRIVALSRDERFEQAGELTHRLRAFLTGAARAQRLAPLAACAELVAARATDAGGWEIVVVRHARLAATGVSEPGVDPWPLVDALVATAETVAPPVPPAPASHPHEAEILLSWLQEPGVRIVDVTGPWACPVRSAGSHVDLAATARDVARHADPDDRPELAHAAPGVTVEWSPVDDPTPEEPC, from the coding sequence ATGTCGTCCGGCCCCCTCCTCGCCTCCTCGCGCGAGGGGTCCGCGCCACGCGGCGTGCCCGTCCAGCCCACGCTCGACGACCTCGGGACACCGCTGCGCGACGTGACGTTCGTCGTCGTCGACCTGGAGACCACGGGCGGGTCGCCCGCGGGGGCGGGGATCACGGAGATCGGCGCCGTGAAGGTGCGCGGCGGCGAGGTGCTCGGGGAGTTCCAGACGCTCGTGGACCCCGGAGTCCCGGTCCCGGCCTTCGTGGCCCGGCTGACGGGGATCACCTCGTCCATGGTCGCGACCGCCCCGCGCATCGAGGCCGTGCTGCCGAGCTTCCTGGAGTTCGCGCGCGGCGCCGTGCTCGTCGCGCACCACGCACCGTTCGACATCTCGTTCCTCAAGGCGGCGTGCCGGGCCGCGGGCTACGAGTGGCCCGGGAACCAGGTGCTCGACACCGTCCCGCTCGCACGCCGCGTCGTCACCCGGGACGAGGCACCGAACCACAAGCTCGCGACCCTCGCCGCCCTGTTCCGCGCCACGGTGACGCCGGACCACCGGGCTCTCGCCGACGCGCGGGCCACGGTGGACGTGCTGCACGCGCTCCTCGCGCGGCTCGGGCCGCTGGGCGTCACCCACCTCGAGGACCTCGCGGGCGCGACCGACCCGGTCCCGCAGGACGTGCGGCGCAAGCGCCACCTCGCGGACGACCTCCCGGACGCTCCGGGCGTCTACCTCTTCCGCGGGCCCGGCGAGGAGGTGCTCTACGTCGGCACGTCGACGTCGATCCGGCGCCGTGTCCGGTCCTACTTCACCCGCTCGGAGAAGCGCAGCCGCATCACGGAGATGGTGCGCATCGCGCACGCCGTCACCCCGGTCGTGTGCGCGACGCCGCTCGAGGCGCAGGTGCGCGAGCTGCGCCTCATCGCGGAGCACGCGCCGCGCTACAACCGGCGGTCGCGCCACCCTGAGCGCATGACCTGGGTCCGGCTCACGGACGAGACGTACCCGCGCCTGTCCGTCGTGCGGGACGTCCGCGCCCCGGCGGCCCACATCGGGCCGTTCGCGTCCAGGCACCAGGCCCAGGCTGCGGTCGACGCCCTCCACGACGCGTTCCCGCTGCGCCAGTGCACGCGTCGGCTCCCCGTCGTCGCCTCACCGGGGGCCACGGCGTGCGTCCTCGCCGAGATGGGGCGGTGCTCGGCGCCGTGCACGACCGTCGAGCACGACGCCGGCTACGCGGCCGTCGCCGTCGGCGTGCGGGAGGCGTTCGAGGGCGACCCGTCCCACGTCGTCGCGGAGCTCGGGCGACGGATCGTCGCGCTCTCGCGCGACGAGCGGTTCGAGCAGGCGGGCGAGCTCACGCACCGGCTGCGGGCCTTCCTCACGGGCGCCGCGCGGGCCCAGCGGCTCGCCCCGCTCGCGGCGTGCGCCGAGCTCGTCGCGGCCCGCGCGACGGACGCGGGCGGGTGGGAGATCGTCGTGGTGCGGCACGCGCGCCTGGCCGCGACCGGGGTGAGCGAGCCCGGCGTGGACCCGTGGCCGCTCGTCGACGCCCTCGTCGCGACGGCGGAGACCGTGGCGCCGCCCGTGCCGCCCGCCCCGGCGAGCCACCCGCACGAGGCCGAGATCCTGCTGTCCTGGCTCCAGGAGCCGGGCGTGCGGATCGTCGACGTCACCGGCCCGTGGGCGTGCCCGGTCCGCTCCGCGGGGTCGCACGTGGACCTCGCCGCCACGGCTCGCGACGTCGCCCGCCACGCCGACCCCGACGACCGGCCCGAGCTGGCGCACGCGGCGCCCGGCGTGACCGTAGAGTGGTCGCCAGTCGACGACCCGACCCCGGAGGAACCATGCTGA
- a CDS encoding Lrp/AsnC family transcriptional regulator has protein sequence MLTAIVLIDTEPDRIPEVASEVADLRGVSEVYSVTGKADLVAMVRVQEHDQLADVIADRISKVPGVVRTETFIAFRAYSNVDLEQAFALGLDD, from the coding sequence ATGCTGACCGCCATCGTCCTGATCGACACCGAGCCCGACCGCATCCCCGAGGTCGCGTCCGAGGTCGCGGACCTCCGCGGCGTCAGCGAGGTCTACTCGGTCACGGGCAAGGCGGACCTGGTCGCGATGGTGCGCGTCCAGGAGCACGACCAGCTCGCCGACGTCATTGCGGACCGCATCAGCAAGGTCCCCGGGGTCGTGCGGACGGAGACGTTCATCGCGTTCCGCGCCTACTCGAACGTCGACCTCGAGCAGGCGTTCGCGCTCGGCCTCGACGACTGA
- the trpD gene encoding anthranilate phosphoribosyltransferase, producing the protein MTATPHPAASTTSDSTGTGLTWPGLLTELVAGHDLDADSTAWAMDQVMSGEVSPVRLASFLVALRAKGETVAELTGLADAMLAHASRFAVDGPAVDIVGTGGDRAHTVNISTMASLVIAGAGVRVVKHGNRAATSSSGAADVLEELGIRLDHGPERVARIVQEAGITFCFAMVFHPSMRHAGVARKELGIPTAFNVLGPLTNPAQPRAAAIGVADARMAPLIAGVLAGRGTSALVFRGDDGLDELAATGGATVWEVRDGVVAEHRLDPVADLGLAPVTIADLRGGEAAHNADVARRFLAGETGPVRETVLLNAAAGLVADGTLPGTAAGTLAERLRAAYEIAARSVDTGAARDVLARWAEAAARD; encoded by the coding sequence GTGACCGCCACCCCGCACCCCGCCGCCTCGACCACGAGCGACTCGACGGGCACGGGACTCACGTGGCCCGGCCTGCTGACCGAGCTCGTCGCGGGGCACGACCTCGACGCCGACTCCACCGCGTGGGCGATGGACCAGGTGATGTCGGGCGAGGTGTCGCCGGTGCGGCTCGCGAGCTTCCTCGTGGCGCTGCGCGCGAAGGGCGAGACCGTCGCCGAGCTGACGGGCCTCGCCGACGCGATGCTGGCCCACGCGAGCCGGTTCGCCGTGGACGGGCCGGCGGTCGACATCGTCGGCACGGGCGGCGACCGCGCCCACACGGTCAACATCTCGACCATGGCCTCGCTCGTCATCGCAGGCGCGGGCGTGCGGGTCGTCAAGCACGGCAACCGGGCCGCGACGTCGTCGTCGGGCGCGGCGGACGTGCTCGAGGAGCTGGGCATCCGGCTCGACCACGGGCCCGAGCGCGTGGCGCGCATCGTGCAGGAGGCGGGGATCACCTTCTGCTTCGCCATGGTCTTCCACCCGTCCATGCGCCACGCGGGCGTCGCGCGCAAGGAGCTCGGCATCCCGACGGCGTTCAACGTCCTCGGCCCGCTGACGAACCCCGCACAGCCGCGTGCGGCGGCGATCGGCGTCGCGGACGCGCGCATGGCGCCGCTCATCGCCGGGGTGCTCGCGGGGCGCGGGACCTCGGCGCTCGTGTTCCGCGGCGACGACGGGCTCGACGAGCTCGCGGCGACGGGCGGGGCGACGGTGTGGGAGGTGCGCGACGGCGTCGTCGCCGAGCACCGGCTCGACCCGGTCGCGGACCTGGGGCTCGCGCCGGTGACGATCGCCGACCTGCGGGGCGGCGAGGCGGCGCACAACGCCGACGTGGCGCGACGCTTCCTGGCGGGCGAGACCGGTCCCGTGCGCGAGACGGTGCTGCTCAACGCGGCCGCCGGGCTCGTCGCGGACGGCACGCTGCCCGGGACCGCCGCGGGGACGCTCGCCGAGCGGCTCCGCGCCGCCTACGAGATCGCGGCGCGCAGCGTGGACACCGGCGCGGCCCGCGACGTCCTCGCGCGTTGGGCCGAGGCCGCCGCACGGGACTGA
- a CDS encoding response regulator transcription factor, translating to MTTTVTTTHGDTTVTPRAPRILLYSDDVSVREQVRLAVGRRLGAGQPDIEWLEVATPAAVVTSADAGGWDLLVLDGEADKAGGMGLCRQLKNEVYRCPPVLVLTGRPQDGWLASWSLADDAVPRPFDAVALQRAVADLLRAAGTR from the coding sequence ATGACGACGACCGTGACGACGACGCACGGGGACACGACCGTGACCCCGCGCGCGCCGCGCATCCTCCTCTACAGCGACGACGTGTCGGTGCGCGAGCAGGTGCGCCTCGCCGTCGGGCGGCGGCTGGGTGCGGGTCAGCCGGACATCGAGTGGCTCGAGGTCGCGACCCCGGCGGCCGTCGTGACCTCCGCGGACGCAGGTGGCTGGGACCTGCTCGTCCTCGACGGCGAGGCCGACAAGGCCGGCGGCATGGGTCTGTGCCGCCAGCTCAAGAACGAGGTCTACCGCTGCCCGCCCGTCCTGGTCCTCACCGGCAGGCCGCAGGACGGTTGGCTAGCATCGTGGTCGCTCGCCGACGACGCGGTGCCCCGGCCGTTCGACGCGGTCGCGCTCCAGCGTGCCGTCGCCGACCTGCTGCGTGCCGCCGGCACGCGGTAG
- the ctaE gene encoding aa3-type cytochrome oxidase subunit III, which translates to MAPVSTATAAPHAHQHVSVNRPNPVSVGTIVWLASELMFFAGLFAMYFTVRAVMPADEWALQADKLNLTFAAINTTVLVLSSVTCQMGVWAAERFQPVRTGSIFQVNRWGMNEWMTLTFLMGAFFIGGQIFEYAELVEHGVSISSTPYGSVFYITTGFHGLHVVGGLIAFLFLLGRSFSAKNFGHHEATTAIVTSYYWHFVDVVWIALFFVIYILR; encoded by the coding sequence ATGGCTCCTGTGTCGACCGCAACGGCTGCCCCCCACGCCCATCAGCACGTGAGCGTCAACCGACCGAACCCCGTCTCGGTCGGGACGATCGTGTGGCTGGCCAGCGAACTCATGTTCTTCGCCGGCCTCTTCGCTATGTACTTCACGGTCCGCGCCGTGATGCCCGCCGACGAGTGGGCCCTGCAGGCGGACAAGCTCAACCTGACCTTCGCGGCGATCAACACGACCGTCCTGGTGCTGTCGTCGGTGACGTGCCAGATGGGCGTGTGGGCCGCCGAGCGCTTCCAGCCCGTGCGCACCGGCTCGATCTTCCAGGTGAACCGCTGGGGGATGAACGAGTGGATGACGCTCACGTTCCTCATGGGCGCGTTCTTCATCGGCGGTCAGATCTTCGAGTACGCCGAGCTCGTCGAGCACGGCGTCTCGATCTCCTCGACGCCCTACGGCTCCGTCTTCTACATCACGACCGGCTTCCACGGACTCCACGTCGTCGGCGGCCTGATCGCGTTCCTGTTCCTTCTCGGCCGCTCGTTCTCGGCCAAGAACTTCGGGCACCACGAGGCCACGACGGCCATCGTGACGTCCTACTACTGGCACTTCGTCGACGTCGTGTGGATCGCGCTGTTCTTCGTGATCTACATCTTGCGCTGA
- the qcrC gene encoding cytochrome bc1 complex diheme cytochrome c subunit: MKALAARRHHRLAPVVLLLLALLVTGGVYAAFAPTPANAETASTEDIETGQKLFQANCATCHGPNAEGTDTAPSLVGVGAASVDFQVSTGRMPMQMDGPQAIQKPRQFNEEQTAQLAAYVASLGAGPAIPTDEQVDASLGDVANGAAIFRTNCAMCHNAVGAGGALSEGKFAPPLWETSERNIYQAMLTGPQSMPVFNDATITPEEKRDVIAFLEFQREGSAGGLSLGSLGPVSEGLWAWIVGMGLLIGAAVWIGAKSS; encoded by the coding sequence GTGAAGGCACTCGCCGCCCGCAGACACCACCGCCTCGCGCCGGTCGTGCTGCTGCTGCTGGCGCTGCTGGTCACCGGTGGCGTCTACGCCGCCTTTGCACCGACTCCGGCCAACGCCGAGACCGCCAGCACCGAGGACATCGAGACCGGCCAGAAGCTGTTCCAGGCCAACTGCGCCACGTGCCACGGCCCGAACGCCGAGGGCACGGACACGGCTCCGTCGCTCGTCGGCGTCGGCGCCGCGTCGGTCGACTTCCAGGTGTCCACCGGCCGCATGCCCATGCAGATGGACGGTCCGCAGGCCATCCAGAAGCCTCGCCAGTTCAACGAGGAGCAGACGGCGCAGCTCGCCGCCTACGTCGCCTCGCTCGGTGCCGGCCCGGCGATCCCGACGGACGAGCAGGTCGACGCCTCGCTCGGCGACGTCGCGAACGGCGCCGCGATCTTCCGCACCAACTGCGCGATGTGCCACAACGCCGTCGGCGCGGGCGGCGCGCTCTCCGAGGGCAAGTTCGCGCCCCCGCTGTGGGAGACGTCGGAGCGCAACATCTACCAGGCGATGCTCACCGGCCCGCAGTCGATGCCGGTCTTCAACGACGCGACCATCACGCCCGAGGAGAAGCGCGACGTCATCGCGTTCCTCGAGTTCCAGCGCGAGGGCTCGGCCGGTGGCCTGTCGCTCGGCTCGCTCGGCCCGGTCAGCGAGGGCCTGTGGGCCTGGATCGTCGGAATGGGCCTCCTCATCGGGGCCGCAGTGTGGATCGGAGCGAAGTCCTCGTGA
- the qcrA gene encoding cytochrome bc1 complex Rieske iron-sulfur subunit, translating into MSDYQNPRSPESSHREVGHREEHGTLETFPDPGLPEHKSRMADRDPKASKRGERQVATLFGISVIGTIAALVVYFVIPPDGTTAGVRLSTLSLGVAIAFALLGIGLGAVHWAKVLMSDHEKVDERHPIASDAETRVGAIAELEAGAKDSGIARRGVLKGAVISALALFPLTIAVPLVGSVGGDWNVSKFKHTLWKPGTRLAIDPSGRPIKAADVTIGSVVHIIPEASQEEMQSHEWITEKAKAVVLLVRLDPRDIVSDQSPEGETWSYDGIVAFSKICTHVGCPVALYEQQTHHLLCPCHQSTFDVADSAKVVFGPAKRPLPQLPITVDDEGYLVAQSDFHEPIGPSFWERLK; encoded by the coding sequence GTGAGCGACTACCAGAACCCCCGGTCGCCCGAGTCCTCGCACCGCGAGGTCGGGCACCGCGAGGAGCACGGCACCCTCGAGACGTTCCCGGACCCCGGTCTGCCGGAGCACAAGAGCCGCATGGCCGACCGCGACCCGAAGGCGTCGAAGCGCGGCGAGCGCCAGGTCGCGACGCTCTTCGGCATCTCGGTGATCGGCACGATCGCCGCGCTGGTCGTCTACTTCGTCATCCCCCCGGACGGGACGACGGCGGGCGTGCGCCTGTCGACGCTCTCGCTCGGTGTGGCCATCGCCTTCGCGCTGCTCGGCATCGGCCTCGGCGCGGTGCACTGGGCGAAGGTGCTCATGTCCGACCACGAGAAGGTGGACGAGCGCCACCCGATCGCGAGCGACGCGGAGACCCGCGTCGGCGCGATCGCCGAGCTCGAGGCCGGCGCCAAGGACTCGGGCATCGCCCGCCGCGGCGTCCTCAAGGGCGCGGTGATCTCCGCGCTCGCGCTGTTCCCGCTCACCATCGCGGTCCCGCTCGTCGGGAGCGTCGGGGGCGACTGGAACGTCTCGAAGTTCAAGCACACGCTCTGGAAGCCCGGGACGCGCCTCGCGATCGACCCCTCCGGTCGGCCCATCAAGGCGGCGGACGTGACGATCGGCTCGGTCGTGCACATCATCCCGGAGGCCTCCCAGGAAGAGATGCAGTCCCACGAGTGGATCACGGAGAAGGCCAAGGCCGTCGTCCTGCTGGTCCGTCTCGACCCGCGCGACATCGTGTCCGACCAGTCCCCCGAGGGTGAGACCTGGTCGTACGACGGCATCGTCGCGTTCTCCAAGATCTGCACGCACGTCGGCTGCCCCGTGGCGCTCTACGAGCAGCAGACGCACCACCTGCTGTGCCCGTGCCACCAGTCGACGTTCGACGTGGCCGACAGCGCCAAGGTGGTCTTCGGGCCCGCGAAGCGGCCCCTGCCGCAGCTGCCGATCACCGTTGATGACGAGGGCTACCTGGTCGCCCAGAGCGACTTCCACGAGCCCATCGGCCCGAGCTTCTGGGAGCGTCTGAAGTGA
- the qcrB gene encoding cytochrome bc1 complex cytochrome b subunit, translated as MTTSTGTAAPKAAAPKAAAPTTPAGKAADYLDQRTGVGVAVKEFARKVFPDHWSFLLGEIALYSFVVLILTGIFLTMFFVPSMSLVTYHGEPASMNGVLMSDAFASTLHMSFEVRGGLLMRQIHHWAALIFLAAIVTHMMRVFFTGAFRKPREINWLVGMLLMIMGLAAGFSGYSLPDDVLSGNGLRITDGVVKSIPLIGSYLSYFIFGGEFPGEHIIPRLFTVHILLVPGLILALVALHLFFVVLHKHTQYPGGGRTDKNVVGYPLFPVYVAKAGGFFFVVFGILALMGGTMAINNVWNYGPFDPSPVSAGAQPDWYMLFLEGSLRLMPGQAEFVTWGDYTVPLNVLIPAVVVPGLLFTFLFVYPFLEAAVTKDKREHHVLDRPRNVPVRTGLGVAFLTAFIILALAGSNDLIATHFHMSINTITWAFRVLFFVGPWFAFWITKRICLGLQRKDRELVLHGHETGRIVRFAHGEYIEVHRPLDEQERWLRVNYQAHEPLEIEPATDSRGVRRKGYKKDKRLQRLSRFFYEDRIEPVSPAELAAAHSHGEHDALESESHEQIEAGAATVGGGRDLVEPEKGADERRP; from the coding sequence GTGACCACCAGCACCGGAACCGCCGCACCCAAGGCGGCCGCACCGAAGGCAGCCGCGCCGACGACCCCCGCCGGCAAGGCCGCCGACTACCTGGACCAGCGCACGGGCGTCGGCGTCGCCGTCAAGGAGTTCGCGCGCAAGGTCTTCCCCGACCACTGGTCGTTCCTGCTCGGCGAGATCGCGCTGTACTCGTTCGTCGTCCTGATCCTCACGGGCATCTTCCTGACGATGTTCTTCGTGCCGAGCATGTCGCTCGTCACGTACCACGGCGAGCCCGCGTCGATGAACGGCGTGCTCATGTCCGACGCGTTCGCGTCGACGCTGCACATGTCGTTCGAGGTCCGTGGCGGTCTGCTCATGCGGCAGATCCACCACTGGGCGGCGCTGATCTTCCTCGCGGCGATCGTCACGCACATGATGCGCGTGTTCTTCACCGGCGCGTTCCGCAAGCCGCGCGAGATCAACTGGCTCGTCGGCATGCTGCTCATGATCATGGGCCTCGCCGCCGGCTTCTCCGGCTACTCCCTCCCGGACGACGTCCTCTCCGGCAACGGCCTGCGCATCACCGACGGCGTCGTGAAGTCGATCCCGCTCATCGGGTCGTACCTCTCGTACTTCATCTTCGGCGGCGAGTTCCCGGGCGAGCACATCATCCCGAGACTCTTCACGGTGCACATCCTGCTCGTGCCGGGCCTGATCCTCGCGCTCGTCGCGCTCCACCTGTTCTTCGTCGTGCTGCACAAGCACACGCAGTACCCCGGTGGCGGTCGCACGGACAAGAACGTGGTCGGCTACCCGCTGTTCCCGGTGTACGTGGCCAAGGCCGGCGGCTTCTTCTTCGTCGTGTTCGGCATCCTCGCCCTCATGGGCGGCACGATGGCGATCAACAACGTGTGGAACTACGGCCCGTTCGACCCGTCACCGGTGTCCGCGGGAGCCCAGCCCGACTGGTACATGCTGTTCCTCGAGGGCTCGCTACGACTGATGCCCGGCCAGGCGGAGTTCGTGACGTGGGGCGACTACACCGTGCCCCTCAACGTCCTGATCCCGGCGGTGGTGGTACCCGGTCTGCTGTTCACGTTCCTCTTCGTCTACCCGTTCCTCGAGGCCGCGGTGACGAAGGACAAGCGTGAGCACCACGTCCTCGACCGCCCGCGCAACGTGCCGGTCCGCACCGGCCTGGGCGTCGCGTTCCTCACGGCGTTCATCATCCTGGCGCTCGCCGGGTCGAACGACCTCATCGCGACGCACTTCCACATGTCGATCAACACGATCACGTGGGCGTTCCGCGTCCTCTTCTTCGTCGGGCCCTGGTTCGCGTTCTGGATCACCAAGCGCATCTGCCTCGGCCTGCAGCGCAAGGATCGCGAGCTCGTGCTCCACGGCCATGAGACGGGCCGGATCGTGCGGTTCGCGCACGGCGAGTACATCGAGGTCCACCGCCCGCTCGACGAGCAGGAGCGCTGGCTCCGGGTCAACTACCAGGCTCACGAGCCGCTCGAGATCGAGCCAGCGACGGACTCCCGCGGTGTCCGGCGCAAGGGCTACAAGAAGGACAAGCGCCTCCAGCGTCTGTCGCGGTTCTTCTACGAGGACCGCATCGAGCCCGTGTCACCCGCCGAGCTCGCGGCCGCGCACTCCCACGGCGAGCACGACGCGCTCGAGAGCGAGAGCCACGAGCAGATCGAGGCCGGTGCCGCCACCGTCGGTGGTGGGCGCGACCTCGTCGAGCCGGAGAAGGGCGCCGACGAGCGTCGACCCTGA
- a CDS encoding superoxide dismutase, whose translation MPVYTLPELSYDYGALEPHISGRIMELHHSKHHQAYVTGANTALEKLAEARETGDFAAINLHEKNLAFNLGGHVNHSAFWTNLSPEGGGEPTGEIGAAIDEHFGSFDAFKKQFAAVAAGVQGSGWAILAWDSIGSKLVTVQLYDQQGNLTLGLTPIVLLDVWEHAYYLDYQNVRADYVTAWWNLVNWSDAEARLQRAKTQTAGLIVPA comes from the coding sequence ATGCCTGTCTACACCCTGCCCGAGCTGTCCTACGACTACGGTGCGCTCGAGCCGCACATCTCCGGGCGGATCATGGAGCTGCACCACTCCAAGCACCACCAGGCCTACGTCACCGGCGCGAACACCGCCCTGGAGAAGCTCGCCGAGGCCCGCGAGACCGGCGACTTCGCCGCGATCAACCTGCACGAGAAGAACCTCGCGTTCAACCTCGGCGGCCACGTCAACCACTCCGCGTTCTGGACCAACCTCTCCCCCGAGGGCGGCGGCGAGCCCACCGGCGAGATCGGCGCCGCGATCGACGAGCACTTCGGCTCCTTCGACGCCTTCAAGAAGCAGTTCGCCGCCGTCGCCGCCGGCGTCCAGGGCTCCGGCTGGGCCATCCTCGCCTGGGACTCCATCGGCTCCAAGCTCGTCACCGTCCAGCTCTACGACCAGCAGGGCAACCTCACCCTCGGCCTCACGCCGATCGTGCTGCTCGACGTCTGGGAGCACGCCTACTACCTCGACTACCAGAACGTGCGCGCCGACTACGTCACCGCCTGGTGGAACCTCGTCAACTGGTCCGACGCCGAGGCCCGCCTCCAGCGCGCCAAGACCCAGACCGCCGGCCTCATCGTCCCCGCCTGA
- a CDS encoding cytochrome c oxidase subunit 4, translating into MKVEYKLFLYGTPFFIAAGLVYGFWSHWEPVGSVAILLTGALVAMIGAYLMLTAKRIDARPEDDPEGLIEQGAGDQGVYAPWSWWPLAIAGSAAIVFLGLAVGWWLVYVGIALAAVALVGWVFEFSRGQHAH; encoded by the coding sequence GTGAAGGTCGAGTACAAGCTGTTCCTCTACGGGACGCCGTTCTTCATCGCCGCAGGGCTCGTCTACGGCTTCTGGAGCCACTGGGAGCCCGTCGGGTCGGTCGCCATCCTCCTGACCGGTGCGCTGGTCGCGATGATCGGTGCCTACCTCATGCTCACGGCGAAGCGCATCGACGCCCGTCCCGAGGACGACCCCGAGGGTCTCATCGAGCAGGGCGCGGGCGACCAGGGCGTCTACGCCCCGTGGAGCTGGTGGCCGCTCGCCATCGCCGGCTCGGCCGCGATCGTCTTCCTCGGTCTCGCCGTCGGCTGGTGGCTCGTCTACGTGGGGATCGCGCTCGCCGCGGTCGCCCTCGTCGGCTGGGTCTTCGAGTTCTCTCGCGGCCAGCACGCTCACTGA